A window of Neorhizobium galegae bv. orientalis str. HAMBI 540 genomic DNA:
GGTTGGCGGTGTCGTCGGCTCGGCCGGCGAGGCTGTCCGAGCCCAGCACCACGGAGATTACAGAACGACCGTCCCGTGTCGCGGAACCGATCTGGTTGAACCCGGAGGCACAGATGAAGCCGGTCTTCATACCGTCGGCGCCGTCGAACCGGCCGATCAGCGTGTTGAAATTGGGATATTGCTTGGAGCCGGTATCGATGCCCTCAAGCGAGAAATAGCTCTGGTATTCCGGGAAATCCTGCTTGAGCCTCAGTGTCAGCAGCGCCAGATCGCGGGCGGTCGAGAACTGGCCCTTGCCCGGCAGGCCGTGCGGATTGATGTACTGGGTCGAACTCATGCCGAGCGCCTTGGCCTGGGCATTCATCATCGCCACGAACTGCTCCTGCGTGCCCCCGACGGCCTCAGCCACCGCAACGGCCATGTCATTCGCCGACTTGACGAGCATCATCTTCAGCGCGTTGTCCATCGTCATCGTCGTGCCGGGCGTGAAATACATCTTGCTCGCCGGCTGGTCGGTCGCCCACTTGCTCATCACGACAGGCGTCTCGAGCGAGAGCTTGCCGCTCTTCAGTGCCTTGAAGGCAACGTAGGCGGTCATCAACTTGGTCAGCGACGCCGGATACCATTTCAGGAAGGCGTCCTCATGGGCGATCACCTTGCCGGTCTTCGCATCGACAACGATCTTCGGATTGGCGGCAGCGCTGCCCGCGGATACGAAAAGCCCAATGGCCGTCACGGCAGAAATCAACCGGGTGGCAGACACGGATCGGAGGCTTGAAGTCGACAAGGGTTTCCCTCGTTGTTACGGCTTTAACGAGTGTGGCGCATATGCGGCGTATGTGGCCAAGCAATGGCAAAGAAGATTGATTACGTCAATCATGACAGGCACACTCCGGCCGGGAGGACTTGTCATAACCGCGTGACCAGCCAGCAACAGGGAACATTATGCCGATTTTGAACCGAGCCGCCGAACTTCAGGGCGAAGTCAGCGAGTGGCGACGATATCTTCATGAAAATCCTGAGATTCTTTACGAGGTCGAGAACACCGCCGCCTTCGTGGAACAGAAGCTGAAGGAATTCGGCGTCGACGAAGTGGTGCCCGGCATCGGCCGCACCGGCGTCGTCGGCATCATTCGCGGCAAAGGCCCGGGCGGCCGTACGATCGGGCTCCGCGCCGACATGGACGCGCTGCCGCTCACCGAAATCACCGGCAAACCCTGGGCTTCGAAGGTCCCCGGCAAGATGCACGCC
This region includes:
- a CDS encoding D-alanyl-D-alanine carboxypeptidase family protein — translated: MSTSSLRSVSATRLISAVTAIGLFVSAGSAAANPKIVVDAKTGKVIAHEDAFLKWYPASLTKLMTAYVAFKALKSGKLSLETPVVMSKWATDQPASKMYFTPGTTMTMDNALKMMLVKSANDMAVAVAEAVGGTQEQFVAMMNAQAKALGMSSTQYINPHGLPGKGQFSTARDLALLTLRLKQDFPEYQSYFSLEGIDTGSKQYPNFNTLIGRFDGADGMKTGFICASGFNQIGSATRDGRSVISVVLGSDSLAGRADDTANLLQQGLTSTTAGGVALPALAAYGDTAEVNDVSAEICNPKAAKVRSETRDDAGRTIQHSPYIHEMAQPPVYTPLTLLSGGEAPPPPPKGAKKAAVAANALNVPIPQPRPTF